A region from the Corylus avellana chromosome ca7, CavTom2PMs-1.0 genome encodes:
- the LOC132186524 gene encoding probable receptor-like protein kinase At5g24010 produces MNQGTFRVGQSYPISFTSSTDIPLYQTARFFEQPASYEFEILDYGLYYVRLHFYPYMHGKTNLIPNSRFDVSIANFSLLSNFGIEKNSKLPVIQEFLLTLKGGVFNLHFAPRGKSIAFVNAIEVFLVPDKDFVMDDFPVITPTGKQATYVGVRSQVLRTIHRVNVGGPETNDTLWRPWIPDDAFLLSPASAKTCPPYNGEVRYDVLGANIYSATDVVYNTCKELASNSSLITWRFDVSKNARHLLRLHFCDIISLRSAVVKFDASIYSNFKQMIYPYDPFNKVVQLSAPFYWDLLVDSDDSGVISVSIGPRQDSTNKNAYLNGLEILEFSKELN; encoded by the coding sequence ATGAATCAAGGCACCTTCAGGGTTGGACAAAGCTATCCCATTAGTTTCACGTCATCAACAGATATTCCCCTGTATCAAACAGCAAGATTTTTCGAGCAGCCAGCTTCATATGAGTTTGAAATCCTTGATTATGGGCTTTATTATGTTCGTCTCCATTTCTATCCCTACATGCACGGGAAGACTAATCTGATCCCCAACTCCCGATTCGACGTTTCGATTGctaatttttctctcttgtcaAACTTTGGTATTGAAAAGAATAGTAAATTACCTGTGATTCAGGAATTCTTACTCACTCTCAAAGGAGGAGTGTTCAACCTCCACTTTGCTCCTCGTGGAAAGTCCATAGCTTTCGTGAACGCCATAGAAGTATTTCTAGTCCCAGATAAAGATTTCGTCATGGATGATTTTCCTGTGATTACTCCCACGGGGAAACAGGCAACATACGTTGGCGTACGGTCTCAGGTTTTGCGCACAATTCACAGGGTCAATGTTGGAGGTCCAGAAACCAATGACACACTGTGGCGGCCATGGATACCGGATGATGCTTTTCTCCTTTCCCCTGCATCTGCAAAAACATGTCCCCCTTATAATGGCGAGGTTAGATATGATGTTCTTGGTGCTAATATTTATAGTGCCACGGATGTTGTCTACAACACTTGCAAAGAATTGGCTTCAAATTCTTCTCTCATAACTTGGCGTTTTGATGTGAGCAAGAATGCCAGACACCTGCTTCGGCTGCACTTCTGCGATATTATTAGCTTAAGGTCTGCTGTAGTCAAGTTCGATGCTTCTATTTATAGCAATTTCAAACAGATGATTTATCCTTACGATCCTTTCAACAAAGTTGTGCAGTTGTCAGCTCCGTTTTATTGGGATTTATTGGTTGATTCAGATGATTCGGGAGTTATCTCTGTTAGCATAGGGCCTAGACAGGATTCTACAAATAAAAATGCTTATCTTAATGGACTGGAGATTTTGGAGTTTTCCAAGGAATTGAATTGA